In the genome of Candida dubliniensis CD36 chromosome 3, complete sequence, the window GACCAACATATCCATCAAAGGTGATTGTATGAATAAGACACCAAGACCAAATAAAGCAGCTTGAGTACCAATGGTAAAAGCTGGGGAgttcttgattttttcaaaagttgATTGTTCTTCTTTGGCACCTTGTGGTGGAATTCTTCCCGATACGTTCATTGTGTAATTTTTCTATCTTTGAAATGactttgataataaaactCTTGATGTATTGTCGAAAATTTTTCGTGAAATGTTGGTTTGCCTGTTTTTTCTTgggattatttttttttttgggcaGATCACCACGACtaacataaaaaaaaaagaagaagagaacATATGAGAAAAACATCACTACGGTTTCCCTTCTTTAAAAGTATACAATCATCCAATCATTGGATTTTGAaaccacaaaaaaaatggcaTCAGTAGAAGTTGAATTGGGAGTTACTCCAGAAACCACTTATTCCATTTCAGGCAAGCAACTAAAGTTTGACTCGGAATCGGATATTACACCATATATCAAGGAATTGAcggaaaagaaaaatgtcAAAAAGGTTGATTTTTCAGGAAACACCATTGGTATCGAAGCATCAAAAGCATTGAGTGAGGCATTATTGAAACATAAGGACACTATTGTTGAAATCAACTTTTCTGACTTATACACTGGTAGATTGAATACTGAAATTCCTCAATCTTTAGAGTATTTGTTACCAgcattgttgaaattgccaaatttaaaat includes:
- a CDS encoding mitochondrial import receptor subunit, putative (Similar to S. cerevisiae TOM6;~In S. cerevisiae: component of the TOM (translocase of outer membrane) complex responsible for recognition and initial import steps for all mitochondrially directed proteins; promotes assembly and stability of the TOM complex), translated to MNVSGRIPPQGAKEEQSTFEKIKNSPAFTIGTQAALFGLGVLFIQSPLMDMLVPQL